Proteins from a single region of Mucilaginibacter daejeonensis:
- the tsaD gene encoding tRNA (adenosine(37)-N6)-threonylcarbamoyltransferase complex transferase subunit TsaD: protein MPIILAIESSCDETSAAICADGVMLSNVIANQTIHEAYGGVVPELASRVHQQNIIPAVQQAIFNAKVSKNDIDAVAFTRGPGLLGSLLVGVSFAKAFALGQHIPLIEVNHMQAHILAHFIDTPKPTFPFLCLTVSGGHTQIVLVKDHFDMEVIGQTQDDAAGEAMDKTSKILGLPYPGGPLIDKYARQGNPNAYQFPEPQIPGYNFSFSGLKTSILYFIQRNQAQEPNFIQNHLADICASVEHRIVTILLNKLQKAALDLGIKDVALAGGVSANTGLRQGLQALGQKHGWNTFIPQMQYCTDNAAMIAIAGHYKYLKGEFTDQHVAPLARMPF, encoded by the coding sequence GTGCCCATAATATTAGCTATCGAATCGTCGTGCGATGAGACCTCGGCCGCCATTTGTGCCGATGGTGTTATGCTGAGCAACGTTATTGCCAACCAGACCATTCATGAGGCCTATGGCGGCGTTGTTCCTGAGCTTGCCTCAAGGGTGCATCAGCAAAATATCATCCCGGCCGTACAACAAGCGATATTTAACGCAAAAGTAAGCAAAAATGATATTGATGCAGTAGCATTTACACGTGGTCCGGGCCTTTTAGGTTCACTGCTGGTGGGGGTGTCATTTGCCAAGGCCTTTGCTTTGGGGCAACACATCCCGCTCATCGAGGTGAATCATATGCAGGCCCATATCCTGGCGCACTTTATCGATACTCCTAAACCAACATTCCCCTTCTTATGTTTGACCGTTTCGGGCGGGCATACACAAATAGTACTGGTAAAGGATCACTTTGATATGGAGGTGATCGGCCAAACGCAGGATGATGCCGCCGGCGAGGCCATGGACAAGACCAGCAAGATACTGGGACTGCCTTATCCTGGCGGACCGCTGATCGATAAGTACGCGCGCCAGGGCAACCCCAACGCGTACCAGTTCCCCGAACCACAGATACCAGGCTACAACTTTAGCTTTAGTGGGTTAAAGACCTCGATCCTGTATTTTATTCAGCGTAACCAGGCACAGGAGCCCAATTTTATTCAGAACCACCTGGCCGACATTTGCGCATCGGTAGAGCACCGCATCGTTACCATCTTACTCAACAAGCTGCAAAAAGCAGCGCTTGATCTGGGCATCAAGGACGTAGCTTTAGCGGGTGGCGTATCGGCTAATACGGGTTTGCGCCAGGGCTTACAGGCTTTAGGCCAAAAACATGGCTGGAACACCTTTATCCCCCAAATGCAGTACTGTACCGATAATGCCGCTATGATTGCCATTGCCGGCCATTATAAATACCTAAAAGGCGAATTTACCGATCAGCATGTGGCACCACTGGCCCGCATGCCCTTTTAA